In Lytechinus variegatus isolate NC3 chromosome 6, Lvar_3.0, whole genome shotgun sequence, the DNA window ccttcctccgaTGCTCCTCGGTACTGGGATCATGACTTCCCTACACCAGGATACGCTTTGACACCAGCCGGGTACTTGGAGTTGTCTTCCTCTCCAGGGTTCATCGAAGATCAGCTCGGGCGACAACGTTATGTGTAAGTATTAAGTTTTGTTATGTAATGAGTATATGACATTCCCCCCAAAAATGATAGATCACAATGTGAAAAAAGGGACTTTGTAGAAGCAAAATCTTAACTAATATTATGGAGTGCTACCCGTTATCGATAGTatcgttttcctttttttttggggggggggcaaattcaaatgttttcgCATGTTTCTTTCTGTAAAATACTGCAGAAATTACAATTATAGAATGACATCAGTTTCAGATATTgcctctttattttatttcaaacaactTCCCATTTATTGCTGCTTATGACTCTTGTCCTGTTTTTTAGACTAGAACTAGTAAtgactcaatattttttttcttttcattgtttcttcctctctttcatACAGTCTTCCCGAGAATCACAAGGCCACAGTCGTGCTGAGAAGTCCCCACTCCGAAACGAACATAGCGTCTCATCTAAACGACTTGACAACTCTGATGCGCGAGGACAAGCGCATGTTACTCCTCTTAGTCGACGGTAGTCCAGATTTCAGCCCGAACCATGCTACAAATATCTTTCATTACGGGAGGTTCTTCAAGGACTCTAGACTTGATGCTCTGATTGTCACAACCTACTGCCCTGGGGATTCTGCATACAATCCAATTGAGCATGTTTTGGGGCCCATGTACCCAATCTTTGACGGGCGTGTACTTGCCAGCCACTCTGCCCGATGAAGATAAGCCTCCTTGTCAGCAGAGCATCACCACCGAAGAGAGGAAGCTGAAGGAAAACAGAGTATTTGACAGAGCGATGAACTCAATCCAAAACGGCTACTGGAAACAGGTCAAGTTTTCTGGGAACAACATTGAAGTGAGATGCGAGCCAAGCGGAGCAGAGCCAAGCGGAGCAGATCCAAGCGGAGCAGATCCAGTTCCATATGGAGGTGACTTTAGTGAAGTGAAGGCAGCAATTGGAGGGTCAGCGAGGCAACTGAAGTTGTCGAGGTATCATGAAGACTATCTCTTTGTGCATCGTCACATGGACAGGCGGATCGGGATGCTGATTTTCAGCAAGTGCCAAGGGCAATACCACCATTGTGAGTCACATCCACCGCAGCTGGAGGAGGAGGACATGTCCATCCTTCGGAATTTCCCATCCCCGTCACCAAGTGAAGAACACGTTGGTCACCTGAGGACATTTCAAGACTCGTTGACGGGAGTACCTGTTCAGCCTTGTGACTTCATGCCGTTGTACGCGAGCAAGGGTCTTGGAAGGTGCGTGGCTCCAGGATGCAGATACGTCTTCACCAGCAAGAAGGACAAGAACGATCACAGACTGAAGGTTCATTAACAAAGAAGTGACCATGCCAGCATCCTGATCAACTTTAATTGCAAGATATATCGTATAGTGACTCTCTatgaatatgattatttacaatttGAATGGTAATGTGCGTGAATATAATGACTCTGAATATTATGATACTTTGCTTCAGATTTCGAATGGAAATACATTGGAAATTGTTAATTTGTGGGTTTTCCAAACATCTTTTGCAAAGCAATCGATTTATTGCAATATGTAATTGTATAATGACTGTAATATCATTGCTTCAGATTCGAATGGAAATACATTTCAATTATTGTATTTCTGTATAATCATTGGAAACTTTTAGAAATCGGTAGAAGGCAATGAAAGTGTTACattcaaaacattatttttcacaaagcagttgATCTATTGCAATATGTAATTGTATAATGACTGTAATATCATTGCTTCAGATTCGAATGGAAATACATTTCAATTATTGTATTTCTGTATAATCATTGGAAACTGTTAGAAATCGGTAGAAGGCAATAAAAGTGTTACattcaaaacattatttttcacaaagcagttgATCTATTGCAATATGTAATTGTATAATGACTGTAATATCATTGCTTCAGATTCGAATGGGAATACATTTCAATTATTGTATTTCTGTATAATCATTGGAAACTTTTCGAAATCGGCAGAATGCAATGAAAGTGTTACattcaaaacattatttttcacaaagcagttgATCTATTGCAAAATATAATTGTATAATGACTATAAATATATCATCATTTGCTTCAGATTTCGAATGGAAATACATTTCGATTATTGTATTTG includes these proteins:
- the LOC121417130 gene encoding uncharacterized protein LOC121417130, translated to MFIGDRTVARLLQPPNRGNRSAASYKGLIDARVATKDNSARKENTNSHFYSSRVKYCLEMASKVGECALVFSADNKNKIRVSDNSLAVDRRITIRRFFPSSDAPRYWDHDFPTPGYALTPAGYLELSSSPGFIEDQLGRQRYVLPENHKATVVLRSPHSETNIASHLNDLTTLMREDKRMLLLLVDGSPDFSPNHATNIFHYGRFFKDSRLDALIVTTYCPGDSAYNPIEHVLGPMYPIFDGRVLASHSAR